Proteins from a genomic interval of Quercus robur chromosome 9, dhQueRobu3.1, whole genome shotgun sequence:
- the LOC126700532 gene encoding receptor-like protein EIX2 isoform X6 — MISPSLLELPYLTYLDLSDNDFNYSHIPEFIGSLSNLEHLDLSWSNLSGPIPHQLGNLSGLQYLDLSWSSLSGPIPHQLGNLSRLQYLHLGWNNLTKSENLEWLSHMSSMEDLDLSLTNLSGANDWLEVVSGLPNLKTLDMSACNLPLMSLSSFSQFNHSKSFTCLESLQLGDNEINDIPKFFGDICTLRELGLSGNNLNGQLIEHINDLFGCAKDSLEVLELARNQLWGLLPDFAMFPSLKEIQLWSNKLNGTMPKTIGNLHNLEHLDVSLNYLQDVISEAHFSNLSKLLSLDLSGNSLTLEFDFNWVPPFQLQQLYLRSCKLGPRFPNWIRTQRNVAVLDISNAEISDTVPEEWFANLPPKLYSLNISSNQIHGQLPNVSTMNWFEPEFVLSELEFDLSANRLEGPLPLFSTNVSSLNLSKNRFSGPLSPLCKINDGWLGFLDLSDNLLSGQLPNCFMDWPNLLILNLANNNFSGEVPSSFGFLSNLQTLSLHNNTFSGDFPNSLKNCSNLRFMDLGNNRFSEKIPAWIADDLPQLIVLILRSNKFSGSIPWDTCKLKYLRILDLSLNDISGTIPQCLNNFTAMAHKANSSTNLFKGPFFSRNEYIGDYVDSAMVALKGREYKFGRNLGLLKIINLSSNNLTGKLPTEITSLLELVVLNVSKNNLIGEIPQTIGQLKQLESFDMSWNQFSGVIPSSMSELQFLSYLDLSFNNLSGKIPSGTQLQGFDATCFIGNRALCGPPLKQECPGEETPNQSLPTNNGSTEDDEDNRDEFKKRFYVGAGIGFAVAFWGMCSSLILKRSWRHAYFLLLDNMKDWLYVTMAVNKARFWRMFQRQG, encoded by the exons ATGATTAGTCCTTCACTCCTTGAATTGCCTTATTTGACTTATTTGGATCTCAGTGACAATGATTTTAATTATAGCCATATCCCAGAGTTCATTGGTTCTCTAAGCAACTTAGAACAC CTTGATCTCTCTTGGTCCAATCTTAGTGGGCCAATTCCACATCAGCTTGGAAACCTTTCAGGCTTGCAATACCTTGATCTCTCTTGGTCCAGTCTTAGTGGGCCAATTCCACATCAGCTTGGAAACCTTTCACGCTTGCAATATCTTCATCTTGGCTGgaataatttgacaaaatctGAAAATCTCGAATGGTTGTCTCATATGTCTTCAATGGAAGATCTTGACCTAAGTTTAACAAATCTCAGTGGTGCTAATGATTGGCTTGAAGTTGTGAGTGGTCTCCCTAATTTAAAAACCTTGGATATGTCGGCATGTAATCTTCCTCTAATGAGTCTGTCATCTTTTTCCCAATTCAATCATTCAAAATCTTTTACTTGTCTTGAAAGTCTGCAACTCGGTGATAATGAAATCAATGACATTCCAAAATTCTTTGGGGATATATGTACTTTACGTGAATTGGGTTTGTCAGGGAACAATCTCAATGGACAACTCATTGAGCATATCAATGACTTGTTTGGATGTGCAAAAGACTCATTAGAGGTTCTGGAATTAGCAAGGAACCAATTATGGGGATTATTGCCTGATTTTGCAATGTTTCCATCGTTAAAAGAAATACAACTTTGGTCCAACAAGTTAAATGGGACTATGCCCAAAACCATTGGAAACCTTCATAATCTGGAGCATTTGGATGTTTCTTTGAATTATTTGCAGGACGTCATCTCTGAAGCACATTTCTCAAATCTTTCCAAATTATTGTCATTGGACTTATCTGGTAATTCTCTTACTCTTGAATTTGACTTCAATTGGGTTCCCCCTTTCCAATTGCAACAATTATATTTGCGATCTTGTAAGTTAGGGCCTAGATTTCCAAATTGGATCCGAACCCAAAGGAATGTTGCCGTCCTTGACATCTCCAATGCTGAAATTTCTGATACCGTTCCAGAAGAGTGGTTTGCGAACTTGCCTCCTAAATTATATAGTTTAAATATTTCTAGCAACCAAATACATGGACAGCTACCTAATGTGTCGACAATGAATTGGTTTGAACCAGAATTTGTTTTGAGTGAACTAGAATTTGATTTGAGTGCTAACCGTTTAGAGGGTCCACTACCACTTTTTTCAACTAATGTCAGCTCCTTGAATCTCTCCAAAAATCGCTTTTCAGGGCCACTTTCACCTCTTTGTAAAATCAATGATGGGTGGTTGGGTTTTCTAGACCTATCTGATAACCTATTATCTGGGCAACTTCCTAATTGTTTTATGGATTGGCCGAATCTACTTATCTTGAATTTGGCAAACAACAATTTCTCTGGGGAAGTTCCAAGCTCTTTCGGCTTCTTGTCGAATCTCCAGACATTGAGTCTACATAATAACACTTTCTCTGGAGATTTTCCTAATTCCTTGAAAAATTGTAGCAACTTGAGATTTATGGACTTAGGAAACAATAGATTCTCTGAAAAAATACCAGCATGGATTGCAGATGACCTGCCacaattgattgttcttatccTACGTTCCAATAAGTTTAGTGGAAGCATACCATGGGATACATGTAAGTTGAAATATTTACGAATCCTGGATCTCTCTTTAAATGACATCTCTGGAACTATACCACAGTGCCTCAATAATTTCACTGCCATGGCTCACAAAGCTAACTCTTCGACTAATCTTTTTAAGGGTCCTTTTTTTAGCAGAAATGAATATATTGGAGATTATGTTGACAGTGCTATGGTTGCATTGAAAGGAAGGGAGTACAAGTTTGGCAGAAATCTTGGATTGCTAAAGATCATTAACCTTTCAAGTAACAACTTGACAGGAAAACTTCCTACTGAAATCACTAGCCTTTTGGAGTTAGTTGTACTGAACGTATCCAAAAACAACTTAATTGGAGAAATTCCGCAAACAATTGGTCAGTTGAAGCAGTTAGAATCATTTGATATGTCATGGAATCAGTTTTCAGGTGTAATCCCATCAAGTATGTCAGAATTACAGTTTTTGAGCTACCTAGACCTATCTTTCAACAATTTATCTGGAAAAATTCCTTCAGGCACTCAACTCCAAGGCTTTGATGCAACTTGTTTTATTGGAAATAGGGCTCTTTGTGGGCCTCCACTGAAACAAGAGTGTCCAGGTGAAGAAACACCAAACCAAAGTTTACCAACTAACAATGGCAGTACTGAAGATGACGAGGACAATAGAGATGAATTCAAGAAACGGTTTTATGTTGGAGCAGGAATTGGATTTGCTGTAGCTTTTTGGGGCATGTGCAGTTCTTTGATTCTAAAGCGGTCATGGAGACATGCTTATTTCTTATTATTGGACAACATGAAGGATTGGCTATACGTAACAATGGCGGTGAACAAGGCAAGATTTTGGAGGATGTTTCAGAGGCAGGGGTAA